ACTTAGCGCTTGCCTGACTCCTCAATTTCTCGGGAGCGCATTCGCTCGTTCTGACTCAAAGGTGACGATATGCGTGGGCGAAACCGGTCTGTCCTCCTCGACGTACTTGACCGAAACGGAATTCACGCAGTGCCTCTCGTTGCTCTCTGTGAACCTgaacaaaaaaaaacacacgcTGCGGAGTTGCCGTGAAAGGGCGGCCTTTCTCCAGTCCGTCGCTCGGTGCCCAAAAGAGGGACGTGCCCAAGAGGCACTATCGCGGAAGGAAACTCAAACCTCGACGCGCCAGACTTGGCAGCACGAGTCGCGTTAAGGCACACCGAAAGGAAAACGATAGGAGCGTCACGGGGGATTGTGCACAGAGAGCGAAGTTCGCGTCCAATCCGTCAGTGCCTCCTGCTCCTCATTTTTGAATGCGTTTTTACATCTATTTCGCTGTCTCACCCCTCTCCTTCAAATACGTGCCCGAGGTGGCTGCCGCAGTTCGCGCAGAGGATCTCTGTGCGCTTCATGCCGAATGTGAAATCGTTTTTTGATATGACAGAGCCTGAAGTCACGCACATCCGTCTCAAAGATTGAGGCAAATTCTCTACcagcagagagacgaacTTCGAAGCACACAAACGCAAGTCGCAGGGTGAACCTCTCGACGACACAAcgacgcgacgcggcagagaccGTGGAAAGAAGAACTaaaaagaagacgcggacgcaggaCTCGAAGCGAGGGTGTGGACTCCACCTAAAGAGCAGGCCTGGGGGCGCGGATGAGAAGCTGGCAAGCGACGAAGCGGAATCGAGAGCAGAAAATGGAGCGCAGTCGAGAGGACAGACGCACCCTTAAAGAAACGATCGAACGCAGGCCAGCCGCAGCCCGAACCAAacttcgccttcgcagggTAGAGCGGGTggctgcacgcggcgcatgcaaagAACCCAGTCTTCGGAAAAAAAACGGTTGTAGTAGCCTGAAGAAACAAACATGCCGTACGCACAGACCGCGGTGTCCGTTTCCTGCGGATTTTACTGTAAATACAGCCAATGAGACACGCCCGAAGCTATAAAATGCACCCGTATACACCTGCCCAGAACTcgtacacatatgtatatgcctatgtgtatatatatatatatatatatacatatatgtatgtacacgCGTGTAGAAGTAACTCGCTGCGAGGCGTGTGCCTGCCGCCGTGCCGGGGCATTTCGACCCCACAGCCAGCATGGTTATGGGCAAGTGAATGTCGTTTCTGCGAAACGCGCAATGATCTAAGGGTGATCACCCGGCAGTTATAGACCTGCGTagatgtctttgtttaccggatccaagttctcttgtgcttttcatgaccatcatgtcagtgcattagcagagcatagttacTACCGCCTCGAATCGAAACCCTGTGCCACGGAGGACGACATTTAACAACACCGGGGACTGACAGTGCACAGGCagagcgcgcgtcgctgaagACGCGTCAGCAGATGCAGTTGGAGGCAAGGAAGAATGGGACCACGCAGGAGTCGCGAAGTGCGCACGGGTTGATGCAGACGTGCCTCTGCACGCATCGATAGGATACATAACTCTGAATGCCAAGGCCTGGATGACTTCGTGACCGCCGCAGACTCGTGGAGGTCAGCGTACCTGTATGGGGCGCCTCAGTTCCTTTCATGCGCAACACGCGAAATTGCtcagctgcagaggagcaATGCGCCAAGGAGCAAAACATTGGCTGAAACAAAAACGGAGAATCGCACAAGAGGGAACCGAAACACGTGACAACGATTGACCAGCTGATAGCGAGGTCGGGGACCTGCACGCTCATATCCGTGTGCAGATAATACCTGTGTATATCTGCACACGGATATGAGCGTGCAGGTCCCCGAcctatacatacatacatatatatatgaatagatatatacatacacatacgtGCATGTACAGTTGAATGTGTGGGGGGCATGGAGAGGTGGGCATGGTCGCTTATGTGTATGTGGGTGTGTGTGGCTGAAATGAAATATGTTTCTGCCTGTGTGTCTCACGGGTGAGGAGGCTCTTCCATTGTTCTTCGGTCTTCGCCCCTGGAAAAGGCACGACGTCCCTCTTCACATCGACCTCGCGCGgggctgcctgcgctgcatccgcggacgcagaaggcggcgaagcgccggaCTCAGGAGAAGCCATTCTGGTAGTGAGCGACGCCGTTGAGCGCGATCTGCCGGCGAAGCAGGGGAACGTCTTCGCAGGCTGCGACAGCCTGAAGAAAGCGCGGCACAGAGGAAGAAACCGAGCAACGACGCCGGGAAGCCGGCATACACAGTTGCGCGTGTTGGGAGTGGAATAAAGATCGAAGTGCGGCACGCCGGAACAAGAAGAACTAGAATACTTACGTGTGAGATAGACTGAAACTGCCTCGACGGCTCAcactgcctccgctgcgcgctggAGCACACAAACGCAGGCAGGAACTGAGTCTTCGCGCGAAGGAAGGAACGCAGGTTGGCATCggagcagagaaaaagaagcccagcgcagcggcaggtGGAGCGGATGAGGAGTACTGCAAGACCGGAAAAGTCAGCAACTGTACGAAAAACCACAGCGTCTGTGCAGCGCGTGCCGGCAGGCTTAAAGCCATCTCGTGTTCGGTAAGCGCAGATTCATTCCACGCATTTAAAAAGGACCGGTAGAAGAAATCAAAAACAAAAAGCAAAGAGACGCGAAACGTGTTAGCACACGATCTGCGCCGCCAGAATGCGCTCTTCACAtgcctctgcgctcgcggctggcgagcgaCTCTCCACGGAAGAAAGACACCGAACGCGAGAGAGCTGAGTGATGAATCTTCCCAAGAACGCTAGCTCTGGCGCTTCGCCTTAGGTTCATCCGTGAACATGCGAGGCAAAGTGGTGGAAAGCGGGGCTGTATCATAACattttccttcttcgtcgcggcgtcgcgtgccCAGCCACCTACGGAATCTCGAGTGTGTTTGCGGCTTttgcgcagcagcacgtcTGTCGATAGGATGACCATCGAAAGAGGTAGCCAAACAATGTTTAGTCCATGGAACTGTCacggagcgcgaagaaggcgcgtgTGAGCTTGCTGATGCAAAAGCAGGCATTTCGCGGCGGGGTGTGTCTTATGGCGTCAAGTCTCACGAGTGTCGCGATCTCCCTGTGACTTAAAGAGCTGGATAGCGTTTATACCTACGCGCTGCAGTGGAACAGCTTGTGTGTCACGGCCTGAAGTCCATTGTGGAGTGTTGGATTGCGTCAgttcttcgctgccgcgccgccctgggAGCTTTTTCGGTTCTTCAGAAGGCCTTCACGCTGTCAGCAGCCGGACAGTGGCATCGGCAACGGCATAACTGTTCCCTCTCTGTTTCTCACGAACAAAGAGGCAGCCTCACGAATCACCTTCGCAAAGAAGACACTGGCGTTCGGTGCCTTGTGACCGCGCGGGAGGGGTTTATTACCACCTTCGGTAGGCTAGCGTGCGGCAGCTCTCAGCTTCGAGGCATTTTCAGAATCTGCACCGCCAGGATCGCCAGCTGATAAGCATTTCCCTCGTCACTTCAGTCTTCGCGTGACTGCTCGCAGGCCCGTCGTCGCAATGATGAGCGGGTACAGACGGAAGGCTTGAAGTTGGACAAGCGCTCGTCGTGGTAAAGGGGCGTTGCCGCAACCATGTTTTCATCGCGAAAACGGAATTTCGCTGGAGGGAGAGCCTCTCCCAACCGCCGGCGTACGCTTCCGCCATTCGGTGACAGTGATTACCAAGTTATTGGAACAGAAGCCCAAGCGCTTTGCCTGGGGGgttgttacgttccgtaccATGcattaatataacaaagataacCAGGGTAATCAGGTGTCCTTCTTGGCGTAACGTTGATTCCTAGGgtatgcatagggatgaagGTCGCTGGCCTTCCCAACCGTTAACGGAATAGTGTGCGTAGACGACAGGTTACGGCATCCAACTCAACACCGAAGCCCCTCCTCAGCTTTCTTCAACAAGAAGCAAAAGAGCGGTGCGGGTTCTCACATCTAATCCGTTTTGGAAGCATGTAAGCTGCGGTGCTTCTTCTAGACGAATCCTTACggtgcgtcgtcgcctctcgagcTGAGTTCCGAAAAGGGCGACTCAAAGGCACATTCAATAATcacgaaaaaaacgaacaCACAGTACAGATACCGGACCAGCTCTAGTCACTCTGATTCTGTCCAGAAGATCGTCTACAGGCACATCCGATCGATATTGCCTCCATGCTTTTTGTCAAACGCGGGCATCTGAGAGTGCGTACTGGTCCTGTTAGTTCGTACCCGGTAGCCGACGCGTCACAGTCTCCGCAGAGGATCGACAGGCGCACGTGCCCCTGCAGActtctctcgcgtgcgcgtgaaTACACGTATGCTGGAACCGCAGTGTTCGGGGAgtggagcggaggcgcggctctATCAAAGTGAGTGCTAGGGGAAGCACAAACAGGAAACTGtgggctgtggaggcgcgggAAGCCGCTCACGCTACCGTGCTGAAGTCGCTTCTGCCTTCTTTTTCAGcacggcggctgcagcaaaAATAGCTCTCCCGCACTCGCGAAAGTCGGTCTAGCAGTAGCCGAAACGACCaaagagagcgccgcgcgcagatgCGTCGCGGGCCGACCGACGGCACGTAGGCGCACTGTTGCCGAGAGACCAAACAGGAATTACTTCATCAGGTATACGGACAGCTGAGCGTGGTATCGATCCGAGATCGAGGCCACTCACAGTGTCacgggggggaggcgcgacgggtgggggggggggggggggggggggggggttacGGGGGGCAGGAAAGCTAAACACTCTCTTTTCGGCGACGGAGAGTGAGCAACGTCGGAGCGTTCGCGTTGTTCACCTGGTTAAATAAGGCACTGGCGACAGGGCAAACCCTCCGCGTTCTGTGGTGCCCGTTGTTCGATGCGCCGGACCTTCGCGTCAGCTGCACTACGTATTCCTAGCCTGGCGGTTCGAAAAAGCTGCTCAGCCACTGGCCAATTACAAACCGCTTTTTCACACTATATAAATACAAACAGGGGACATCAAGCCACCGACGTTTGCAGACCTGTCGGGCTCAGACACTCACTCATTCGTGTGTAGGGATGCCAGCGCCAACGCCTGAATACACATCTACAGGCgtgtatacacatatatggaTGTATATAATAATACAGACATAGACACTTGCAGACGCACACTGCCCTCCACGCGAGCCATCAGGCTGTGTAGCGAAAGGGGTACCTTTCTCCGATGCCCgctcgagcggcgcgcgatcgCCGACAAGAGGAGGACACGCAAGTCTCGATATGGAAC
Above is a window of Besnoitia besnoiti strain Bb-Ger1 chromosome Unknown contig00007, whole genome shotgun sequence DNA encoding:
- a CDS encoding putative peptide methionine sulfoxide reductase msrB (encoded by transcript BESB_074960) — its product is MALSLPARAAQTLWFFVQLLTFPVLQYSSSAPPAAALGFFFSAPMPTCVPSFARRLSSCLRLCAPARSGGSVSRRGSFSLSHTLSQPAKTFPCFAGRSRSTASLTTRMASPESGASPPSASADAAQAAPREVDVKRDVVPFPGAKTEEQWKSLLTPEQFRVLRMKGTEAPHTGYYNRFFSEDWVLCMRRVQPPALPCEGEVWFGLRLACVRSFL